From Oryctolagus cuniculus chromosome 17, mOryCun1.1, whole genome shotgun sequence, a single genomic window includes:
- the LOC138845931 gene encoding leucine-rich repeat-containing protein 37A-like, with the protein MEGQTQNPETQEPIQSSSAQQEEQVPPPQPVEPDELSSPQQEGPGADLQQPEEEASPLQQEAPAQNPFATAEVAGQQGAPAQPPGLPVNTEYSSSNQEQPAQPSESPEIEPSRSQLEAPEKPSALPVEVKSPVQQDPRAQALESPEETIIAQTPQIQKGTDWSPDQNQVHRYNLPNVTIKPADVALTITLEPTMERDSSPAQQEGSAQTPGPSVETEPYISDQEQPTQYVESSVENKPSPAQQETPYQTLGPSLETEASPAQQEPPEPTPVPSAETEPSPFQQAPRAHTARPSVEAEPSPREQEQIAQYAEALVETQPPPGPPVETEPSLREQQQIAQYAEALVETQAPPGQLEALALTPVPPMETEPYISEQEQPRRPSESSEEVESSGKKTEVPAQPPSHHTVTILPPGHHQVQQYDLPNVTTKPPDLQLTLTPKPAAEVETFPNLLQRLSILQT; encoded by the exons ATGgaaggccagactcaaaatccagagactcaggagcccatccaatcctcctctgcacagcaagaagaacaagttccgcctccacagcccgttgaaccagatgaactttcttcaccccagcaagagggcccaggtgcagacCTGCAGCAGCCCGAGGAAGAAGCATCTCCATTGCAGCAGGAGGCCCCCGCTCAGAATCCATTTGCTACTGCAGAAGTAGCAG gtcagcagggggccccagctcagcctccaggcctgcctgtgaaCACTGAATATTCCTCCAGCAATCAGGAGCAGCCTGCTCAGCCTTCTGAGTCTCCAGAGATCGAACCTTCTAGAAGCCAACTGGAAGCCCCGGAGAAGCCTTCGGCACTCCCTGTGGAAGTCAAATCTCCAGTACAGCAAGATCCCCGAGCTCAAGCGCTAGAATCTCCTGAAGAGACTATCATAGCTCAGACTCCACAGATTCAGAAGGGGACGGACTGGTCTCCAGATCAGAATCAAGTTCACCGTTATAACCTGCCCAATGTTACCATCAAGCCTGCAGATGTGGCGCTGACCATAACTCTGGAGCCCACCATGGAGCGGGACTCTTCTCCAGCgcagcaggagggctctgctcagacTCCGGGCCCTTCTGTGGAGACAGAACCCTATATTAGTGATCAGGAGCAGCCCACTCAGTATGTTGAGTCTTCTGTAGAGAACAAAccctctccagcccagcaggagacCCCATATCAAACTCTGGGCCCTTccctggagacagaagcttctccagcccagcaggaaCCCCCAGAGCCGACTCCGGTCCCTTCTGCAGAGACGGAACCTTCCCCATTCCAGCAGGCACCCAGAGCTCACACTGCACGCCCTTCCGTGGAGGCAGAACCTTCTCCCCGTGAACAGGAGCAGATAGCTCAGTATGCGGAGGCTCTGGTGGAGactcagcctcctccaggccctcccgTGGAGACAGAGCCTTCTCTCAGAGAACAGCAGCAGATTGCTCAGTACGCGGAGGCCCTGGTGGAGACTCaagctcctccaggccagctggagGCCCTAGCTCTGACTCCAGTCCCTCCTATGGAGACCGAACCTTATATCAGTGAGCAGGAGCAACCAAGGCGGCCCTCTGAGTCTTCTGAGGAGGTTGAATCttctggaaagaagacagaagtcccagcccagcctccaagtCATCACACAGTGACCATTTTACCTCCCGGTCACCATCAAGTTCAGCAGTACGACTTGCCCAATGTGACTACTAAACCTCCAGACCTGCAGCTGACCCTAACACCAAAACCTGCAGCagaagtggaaacatttcca AACCTACTACAGAGGCTGAGCATCCTGCAGACCTGA